A portion of the Clostridium gelidum genome contains these proteins:
- a CDS encoding nucleotidyltransferase, translating into MIIIITGIITEYNPFHKGHEYHLQKAKEHTNADGIVCVMSGNFMQRGIPSIIDKWKRAEMAIRNGVDLVLELPLVYSISSAEHFAFGGVSLLNSLGIVDYLYFGSEEGTINTLDDIANTLVSEPSEYKSLLKNNLKLGLPFHLSRANALNDYLNSNDVLNLLSNSNNILGIEYIKALKTLNSLIIPRTLKREGASYNDNNLNCSFSSATSIRNYLKENSLTALIDILPKSSYDILYDLSSSNYPFIFEEDMFKYIKYKLFTNEKSLFNLPDVSEGLENKILKEIIKANSLNELILNSKSKRYTYTRINRILTQSFLNLEDFDLFSLSKTPTPYARVLGFNSIGRTMLKNIKAKGNINIITKVPRNNLSDHMKIDILGTKTYSLLNPKVNPMDDYLKGPIII; encoded by the coding sequence ATGATTATAATAATTACAGGAATAATTACAGAATATAATCCATTTCACAAAGGGCATGAATATCATCTTCAAAAAGCAAAAGAGCACACAAATGCAGATGGAATAGTTTGCGTTATGAGTGGTAATTTTATGCAAAGGGGGATCCCTTCAATTATAGATAAATGGAAAAGAGCAGAAATGGCAATTAGAAATGGAGTAGATTTAGTTTTAGAATTACCTCTAGTTTATTCAATATCTTCTGCTGAACATTTTGCTTTTGGAGGTGTATCTCTTCTTAATTCTTTGGGAATAGTAGATTATCTCTACTTCGGAAGTGAAGAAGGTACTATAAATACCTTAGACGATATAGCTAACACTTTAGTTTCTGAGCCTTCCGAATATAAAAGTCTTTTGAAAAATAATTTAAAATTAGGCTTACCTTTTCATTTAAGCCGAGCAAATGCTCTTAATGATTATTTAAATTCTAATGATGTTTTAAATTTATTATCTAATTCTAATAATATTTTAGGCATTGAATATATAAAAGCTTTAAAAACACTAAATAGCTTAATAATACCTAGAACATTGAAACGAGAAGGTGCATCTTATAATGATAATAATTTGAATTGTTCTTTTTCGTCAGCCACCTCCATAAGGAATTATCTTAAAGAAAATTCATTAACCGCATTAATTGATATACTTCCAAAATCTAGTTATGATATTTTATATGATTTGTCTTCCTCAAATTATCCATTTATTTTTGAAGAGGATATGTTTAAATATATTAAATATAAATTATTTACAAATGAAAAATCTCTTTTTAATTTACCTGATGTCTCGGAGGGTTTAGAAAACAAAATATTAAAAGAAATTATTAAGGCCAATTCTTTAAATGAATTAATACTAAATTCTAAGAGTAAAAGATATACTTATACTAGAATTAATAGAATTCTTACTCAAAGTTTTTTAAATCTTGAAGATTTTGATTTATTTAGCTTATCTAAAACGCCTACACCTTATGCGAGAGTTCTTGGATTTAATTCTATTGGACGTACTATGCTAAAGAATATAAAAGCAAAAGGTAATATTAATATAATAACAAAAGTTCCTAGAAATAATTTATCTGACCATATGAAAATTGATATTTTAGGCACGAAAACCTATTCTCTTTTAAATCCAAAGGTAAATCCTATGGATGATTATTTAAAAGGTCCTATTATAATATAG
- the ylbJ gene encoding sporulation integral membrane protein YlbJ, whose amino-acid sequence MIYAIILWFLIISLIIVLIKQLNIKKNIIICIFISILIILFILNINQCISATISGCKLWYNSILPTTFPFIVICNLLIYYDGINLYSKFLGPLVCKPLGLSKNCSFPLVASILCGYPLGAKYCVDLYSMNYIEKDEYERLLNIASNVGPLFLIGSVAGTLLGNLSLGYILLIGNYTSAIFIGFITKKKRNLNRLSSLSCPKYEFIDFGSAIKNAVQNGINTTLSIGGFIIIFSVVISLIKNNTYFYIMFQQLENFFSLPSGTLYCLFLGSIEMTNGCSIISTLSLSLSLKLSMISFLCSFSGLAVIAQVSSFVSDTKIHYSKYIFFKIVQGIFSFIITYISLEILPTSIYTFKLGLNYYMSVYAHFYPILVLILLTLLLIIVNKVSKLFLHTT is encoded by the coding sequence ATGATATATGCTATTATCTTATGGTTTTTAATTATAAGCTTAATTATTGTTTTAATTAAGCAACTTAATATAAAAAAAAATATTATTATTTGCATTTTCATTTCTATATTAATAATTCTTTTTATATTGAATATAAATCAATGTATTTCTGCTACTATTTCAGGATGCAAATTATGGTATAATTCCATATTACCTACAACTTTTCCCTTTATAGTTATTTGCAATTTACTAATATATTATGATGGAATAAACCTCTATTCTAAGTTTCTTGGCCCTTTAGTTTGTAAACCACTGGGACTTTCTAAGAATTGTTCTTTTCCACTCGTAGCTAGCATTCTGTGTGGCTATCCCTTAGGTGCAAAGTATTGTGTTGATTTGTATTCTATGAACTATATTGAAAAAGATGAATATGAAAGACTTTTGAACATAGCTTCTAATGTTGGACCACTGTTTTTGATTGGTTCTGTTGCTGGAACCTTACTTGGGAATCTCTCTTTAGGTTATATTTTGCTTATTGGGAATTATACATCAGCTATCTTTATAGGATTTATAACAAAAAAAAAGAGAAACTTAAATCGGTTAAGTTCTCTGTCTTGTCCTAAATATGAATTTATAGATTTTGGTTCCGCAATAAAAAATGCAGTTCAAAATGGAATAAATACCACCTTATCTATTGGTGGATTTATTATAATTTTTTCTGTTGTAATCTCTCTAATTAAAAACAATACTTATTTTTATATTATGTTTCAACAATTGGAGAATTTTTTTAGCTTACCCAGCGGAACTTTATATTGTTTATTTTTAGGAAGTATAGAAATGACAAATGGATGTAGTATAATATCTACCCTATCCCTTTCTCTTTCTCTTAAATTAAGTATGATAAGTTTCTTATGCTCATTTTCTGGTCTAGCTGTGATCGCACAAGTAAGCTCTTTTGTAAGTGATACTAAAATTCATTATAGTAAATATATTTTTTTTAAAATAGTCCAAGGAATCTTTAGTTTTATTATAACTTATATATCATTAGAAATCTTGCCTACAAGCATATATACATTTAAGCTTGGCCTAAATTATTATATGAGTGTATATGCACATTTTTATCCAATATTAGTATTAATTTTGCTAACACTTTTATTGATTATAGTTAATAAGGTTTCTAAATTATTTCTTCATACCACGTAA
- a CDS encoding FIG domain-containing protein, producing MEKMEVNVIELLEYLQDLVENSSKVPMSGKVMIDKKEIIEVIDQIINYMPDQFKKAEWVMNERERILDEAKKEYDSVRKDTMTMMKQNVEKHDIVKEAKIRAEEIITSAQRDAKAIRLGSRDYSDEILTQLDKEIEDQKIKLIKSLQSSFESVAKNIDTSLSGACDVIQDNVKELRGMKK from the coding sequence ATGGAAAAAATGGAGGTTAATGTTATAGAATTATTAGAATATTTACAGGATTTGGTGGAAAATTCATCAAAGGTACCAATGAGTGGTAAAGTTATGATTGATAAAAAAGAAATTATTGAAGTAATTGATCAAATAATTAATTATATGCCAGATCAATTTAAAAAAGCTGAATGGGTTATGAATGAAAGAGAACGAATATTAGATGAAGCTAAAAAAGAATATGATTCTGTTAGAAAAGACACTATGACTATGATGAAGCAAAATGTTGAAAAACATGATATTGTAAAGGAAGCAAAGATAAGGGCAGAGGAAATTATAACCTCAGCACAACGAGATGCTAAGGCTATAAGACTAGGTTCTAGAGATTATTCTGATGAAATATTAACTCAATTAGATAAAGAAATAGAAGATCAAAAGATAAAATTAATAAAAAGTCTCCAAAGTAGTTTTGAATCAGTTGCAAAGAATATAGATACAAGTTTAAGTGGTGCATGTGATGTTATACAAGACAATGTTAAAGAATTACGTGGTATGAAGAAATAA
- the pta gene encoding phosphate acetyltransferase, producing MDLMKKIWTHAQANKKKIVLPEGNEERNIAAAEKIHKLGLAYPLLVGNKEEIINKSKELDVDLSGVEIIDPNESENLTKYITAFYELRKKKGMTMEKAEKIVRDPLYFATMMVKLDDADGMVSGAIHTTGDLLRPGLQIIKTAPGVSVVSSFFIMQVPGSSYGEEGLLLFADCAVNPNPTEDQLAAIAIATAETAKKLCKMEPKVAMLSFSTMGSADNELVDKVRNATQKAQELRPDLDIDGELQLDAAIVKKVADQKAPESKVAGRANVLVFPDLQSGNIGYKLVQRFANAAAIGPICQGFAKPINDLSRGCSSDDIVNVVALTAVQAQTNI from the coding sequence ATGGACCTTATGAAAAAAATATGGACTCATGCACAAGCAAACAAAAAGAAAATTGTTCTTCCAGAAGGTAATGAAGAAAGAAATATAGCAGCAGCAGAAAAAATACACAAATTAGGATTAGCATATCCACTTTTAGTTGGTAATAAAGAAGAAATAATAAATAAGTCAAAAGAATTGGATGTAGATTTATCAGGAGTTGAAATAATAGATCCAAATGAGTCAGAGAATTTAACTAAATATATAACAGCTTTTTATGAACTTAGAAAGAAAAAGGGTATGACTATGGAGAAGGCAGAAAAAATAGTTAGGGACCCTCTATATTTTGCGACTATGATGGTTAAATTAGATGATGCAGACGGGATGGTATCAGGAGCAATTCATACTACTGGAGACCTACTAAGGCCTGGACTACAAATAATAAAGACAGCCCCAGGGGTATCTGTTGTTTCAAGCTTTTTTATAATGCAAGTTCCAGGATCAAGTTATGGAGAAGAAGGATTACTACTATTTGCAGACTGCGCAGTTAATCCAAACCCTACTGAAGATCAATTAGCTGCAATTGCAATTGCAACAGCAGAAACAGCTAAGAAATTGTGTAAAATGGAGCCTAAAGTAGCAATGTTATCGTTCTCTACAATGGGAAGCGCTGATAATGAATTGGTAGATAAGGTGAGAAATGCAACACAAAAAGCACAAGAACTCAGACCGGATTTAGATATAGACGGAGAATTGCAATTAGATGCAGCTATAGTTAAAAAGGTGGCAGATCAAAAGGCACCAGAAAGTAAAGTTGCAGGACGCGCTAATGTTTTGGTATTCCCAGATTTACAATCTGGGAATATAGGATATAAACTAGTTCAAAGATTTGCAAATGCGGCTGCTATTGGACCAATTTGTCAAGGTTTTGCAAAACCAATAAATGATTTATCAAGAGGATGTAGCTCAGACGATATCGTAAATGTTGTTGCATTAACAGCAGTTCAAGCACAAACTAATATTTAG
- a CDS encoding acetate kinase → MKILVINCGSSSLKYQLIDMASEQPLAQGLVERIGIEGSILTQKVEGKDKYVVETPLKDHQDAIELVLKSLVDETYGVIKSMDEIAAVGHRVVHGGEKYATSVIIDDEVLENLQDFVKLAPLHNPANITGIKACQELMQNTPMVAVFDTAFHQTMEEKAFMYPLPYKFYKEDNIRRYGFHGTSHKYVAGKVAETMDKDIKDLKIITCHIGNGVSITAVDGGKSVDTTMGFTPLDGIIMGSRCGSIDPSIVTYLIKQKGYSAEQIDELLNKESGILGISGIGTDFRDIRSGVERKDPRAILTMDIFGYQIKKQIGAYAAAMAGVDGIVFTAGVGEHAPEIRGRALNNMEFLGIEIDAEKNNNQNIGDGMEISKETSKVKVFVIPTNEELMIAKETLELVK, encoded by the coding sequence ATGAAAATATTAGTTATAAATTGTGGTAGTTCTTCACTAAAGTATCAACTTATTGATATGGCGAGTGAGCAACCTTTAGCGCAAGGACTTGTGGAAAGAATAGGAATTGAAGGATCAATATTAACACAAAAAGTTGAAGGTAAAGATAAATATGTGGTTGAAACACCACTTAAAGATCATCAAGATGCAATTGAACTTGTGTTAAAAAGTTTAGTTGATGAAACTTATGGTGTAATAAAATCAATGGATGAGATAGCAGCAGTTGGACACAGAGTTGTTCATGGTGGAGAAAAATATGCAACTTCAGTAATAATTGATGATGAAGTTCTTGAAAATCTTCAAGATTTCGTAAAGCTTGCACCTCTTCATAATCCAGCTAATATAACTGGAATAAAAGCTTGTCAAGAACTTATGCAAAATACACCAATGGTTGCAGTATTTGATACAGCATTTCATCAAACTATGGAAGAAAAAGCATTTATGTATCCACTACCATATAAATTCTATAAAGAGGATAATATCAGAAGATATGGTTTCCATGGAACATCACATAAGTATGTAGCGGGTAAAGTTGCTGAAACTATGGATAAGGATATTAAAGATTTAAAGATTATTACTTGCCATATAGGTAATGGAGTAAGTATTACAGCAGTTGATGGTGGTAAATCAGTTGATACAACAATGGGATTTACACCTCTAGATGGTATTATAATGGGATCAAGATGTGGAAGTATAGATCCATCAATAGTTACATATTTAATTAAGCAAAAGGGATATTCAGCAGAACAAATAGATGAATTATTAAATAAAGAATCAGGAATTTTAGGCATATCTGGTATAGGAACAGATTTTAGAGACATAAGAAGTGGTGTTGAAAGAAAAGACCCTAGAGCAATACTTACTATGGATATTTTCGGATACCAAATTAAGAAACAAATTGGTGCTTATGCAGCGGCAATGGCAGGTGTAGATGGAATTGTATTTACTGCTGGTGTAGGTGAACATGCTCCGGAAATAAGAGGAAGAGCTTTAAACAATATGGAGTTTTTAGGCATAGAAATAGATGCAGAAAAGAATAATAATCAAAACATTGGAGATGGCATGGAAATTTCTAAAGAGACTTCAAAAGTTAAAGTGTTTGTAATACCAACAAATGAAGAGCTAATGATTGCTAAAGAAACTTTAGAACTAGTTAAATAA